The proteins below are encoded in one region of Malaclemys terrapin pileata isolate rMalTer1 chromosome 20, rMalTer1.hap1, whole genome shotgun sequence:
- the LOC128826558 gene encoding zinc finger protein 771-like encodes METELPESPPSPTPGLPPDSPQEEPPPELLGRPPHRLPHQCASCQRRFAQAHGLQQHRCCPRDPPAQSPAGGKSHRCRSGAKRGHQCLVCGKQFKFPYYLARHGLTHGGQKPFQCPVCHKAFRRPAHLARHQRTHARQHFPEPAERPRQQAGPPSEEHGDEEADEKQVLLQADWTLLCLGCHKAFETKGELKAHKCFKARGRAGLGGAQRHQCSVCHKFFARPWSLSRHRRVHTGEKPFACPDCGMTFRLSSYLKQHSRCHGAGAGLPFGCPLCRQRFRKAGELASHRRAHGEATPGPEQPHKGSECSVCGKAFKSKYDLATHFLIHTGELPYPCGQCGKRFRRLSHLKQHQVTHTGARPFQCVLCQKEFKRLADLARHRQVHQGDKPHQCGICHKFFSRAYSLLRHQRGHRPELLAAARPEAFLSNSCFDSQDHSAFCTPEEEDEEEEEGGAAGGSGEGS; translated from the coding sequence aTGGAGACTGAGCTGCCCgagtccccaccctcccccacaccgGGGCTGCCCCCCGACTCCCCCCAGGAGGAGCCGCCCCCAGAGCTGCTGGGCAGGCCGCCACACCGGCTGCCCCACCAGTGCGCCTCGTGCCAGCGCCGCTTTGCCCAGGCCCACGGCCTCCAGCAGCACCGGTGCTGTCCCCGCGACCCGCCCGCCCAGAGCCCGGCCGGCGGCAAATCCCACCGGTGCCGCTCTGGTGCCAAGCGTGGGCACCAGTGCCTGGTGTGCGGGAAGCAGTTCAAATTCCCCTACTACCTGGCGCGGCACGGCCTGACCCACGGCGGGCAGAAGCCATTCCAGTGCCCGGTGTGCCACAAGGCCTTCCGCCGCCCGGCCCACCTGGCCCGCCACCAGCGCACCCACGCCCGCCAGCACTTCCCAGAGCCGGCCGAGCGGCCGCGCCAGCAGGCCGGGCCCCCAAGCGAGGAGCACGGGGACGAGGAAGCCGACGAGaagcaggtgctgctgcaggcggACTGGACGTTGCTGTGCTTGGGCTGCCACAAGGCCTTCGAGACCAAGGGCGAGCTGAAGGCCCACAAGTGCTTCAaggcgcggggccgggctgggctgggcggcgcCCAGCGACACCAGTGCAGCGTGTGCCACAAATTCTTCGCCCGCCCCTGGTCCCTGTCGCGCCACCGCCGGGTGCACACGGGCGAGAAGCCGTTTGCCTGCCCCGACTGCGGCATGACCTTCCGCCTCTCCTCCTACCTCAAGCAGCACAGCCGGTGccatggggccggggctgggctgccctTTGGCTGCCCGCTCTGCCGCCAGCGCTTCCGCAAGGCGGGCGAGCTGGCCAGCCACCGGCGGGCGCACGGGGAAGCCACCCCCGGGCCGGAGCAGCCCCACAAGGGCTCCGAGTGCAGCGTCTGCGGGAAAGCCTTCAAGAGCAAATACGACCTGGCCACCCACTTCCTGATCCACACGGGCGAGCTGCCCTACCCCTGCGGCCAGTGTGGCAAGCGCTTCCGGCGCCTCTCCCACCTCAAGCAGCACCAGGTCACCCACACGGGCGCCCGGCCCTTCCAGTGCGTGCTCTGCCAGAAGGAATTCAAGCGGCTGGCCGACCTGGCCCGCCACCGGCAAGTCCACCAGGGGGACAAGCCCCACCAGTGCGGCATCTGCCACAAGTTCTTCTCCCGCGCCTACAGCCTCCTACGGCACCAGCGCGGGCACCGGCCCGAGCTCCTGGCCGCCGCCCGCCCCGAGGCCTTCCTCAGCAACTCCTGCTTCGACAGCCAGGACCACTCCGCCTTCTGCACCCccgaggaggaggacgaggaggaggaggaagggggtgcGGCCGGCGGCTCTGGGGAGGGCTCATGA
- the FIZ1 gene encoding flt3-interacting zinc finger protein 1: MPKCRRPGGARRPWDSAGMERYGTDLPGGLGTGWAEEPGQPPGRAPGTIERMVPCLDPEDSPNGLAPTPLMDNGAGARVPFHCSECDKSFRYRSDLRRHFARHTELKPFQCPHCSKSFKHSFNLVNHIRSHTGERPYRCTVCPKGFRDSTGLLHHQVVHTGEKPYCCHVCELRFSSRSSLGRHLKRQHRPPPGGGAPEPPSATRCLERLCGQGRAAPYGCGACGRHFRLAPELGKHWLAHTDIKPFKCPDCERDFNAPSLLERHKLTHAKDRPLLLPCQGCAGKGAPGQQEPQGPGCPVCKPQDTRPLDSLYQCECGTFFANAGALAAHLAAHTGEASFACGICGMSFRALPPLESHQLSHAMLLPPEGAPQPVATGPVPPAGGELERHLLPRLELRAFPARPGKKLYKCTECEKFFRSPRDLDRHVLVHTGEKPYQCTECGKFFRHECYLKRHRLLHSGERPFQCSVCHKGFITFSNLSRHLKLHRGID, from the exons ATGCCAAAATGTCGGCGCCCAGGGGGAGCT AGGCGTCCGTGGGACTCGGCGGGGATGGAGCGCTATGGCACTGATCTGCCCGGGGGACTGGGCACCGGCTGGGCAGAGGAGCCCGGGCAGCCCCCCGGCCGGGCACCTGGCACCATCGAGCGCATGGTGCCGTGCTTGGACCCGGAGGACAGCCCCAACGGGCTGGCGCCAACCCCGCTGATGGACAATGGGGCGGGCGCCCGGGTGCCCTTCCACTGCTCCGAGTGCGACAAGAGCTTCCGGTACCGCTCGGACCTGCGGCGCCACTTCGCCCGGCACACGGAACTCAAACCCTTCCAGTGCCCGCACTGCAGCAAGAGCTTCAAGCACTCCTTCAACCTGGTCAACCACATCCGCAGCCACACCGGCGAACGCCCCTACCGCTGCACCGTCTGCCCCAAGGGCTTCCGTGACTCCACCGGCCTGCTCCACCACCAGGTGGTGCACACGGGCGAGAAACCCTACTGCTGCCACGTCTGCgagctccgcttctcctcccgCAGCAGCCTGGGCCGGCACCTCAAGCGCCAGCACCGACCGCCCCCCGGAGGGGGCGCCCCCGAGCCGCCCAGTGCCACCCGCTGCCTGGAGCGCCTGTGCGGCCAGGGGCGGGCGGCCCCCTATGGCTGCGGGGCCTGCGGGCGCCACTTCCGGCTGGCACCCGAGCTGGGGAAGCACTGGCTGGCTCACACCGACATCAAGCCCTTCAAGTGCCCCGACTGCGAGCGCGACTTTaacgccccctccctgctggagCGCCACAAACTCACCCACGCCAAGGACCGACCGCTGCTCCTACCCTGCCAAGGCTGTGCGGGCAAGGGGGCCCCGGGGCAGCAGGAGCCGCAGGGGCCGGGCTGCCCGGTCTGCAAGCCCCAGGACACCCGCCCCCTGGACAGCTTGTACCAGTGCGAGTGTGGCACCTTCTTTGCCAACGCCGGCGCCCTGGCCGCTCATCTGGCGGCGCACACGGGCGAGGCCTCCTTCGCCTGCGGCATCTGTGGCATGAGCTTCAGGGCCCTGCCGCCCCTGGAGTCCCACCAGCTGAGCCACGCCATGCTGCTGCCCCCGGAGGGTGCCCCCCAGCCGGTGGCGACGGGGCCTGTGCCGCCAGCTGGCGGGGAGCTGGAGCGCCACCTGCTGCCGCGGCTGGAGCTGCGGGCTTTCCCCGCCCGCCCTGGCAAGAAGCTCTACAAGTGCACGGAGTGCGAGAAGTTCTTCCGCAGCCCGCGGGACCTGGACCGGCACGTGCTGGTGCACACAGGCGAGAAACCCTACCAGTGCACCGAGTGCGGCAAGTTCTTCCGGCACGAGTGCTACCTGAAACGGCACCGGCTGCTCCACAGCGGGGAACGCCCCTTCCAGTGCAGCGTCTGCCACAAGGGTTTCATCACCTTCAGCAACCTCTCCCGCCACCTCAAACTGCACCGTGGCATCGACTAG